The following coding sequences are from one Brooklawnia cerclae window:
- a CDS encoding SDR family NAD(P)-dependent oxidoreductase, with product MLFDFKGRRVVITGAASGIGRETALLMAREGARLVLSDRDVPRLETVAQEVTDAGATEVHHVAGDVTSLDYIRELAGVVRERMDGLDILIPAAGIYRGQPFEEMTDEHFDLTMAINVRAVFQVTRELVPLMADGGSMVFFSSRAGKRGSEGKAAYATSKAALIGLSRSLAQELGPRNIRANTVSPGIIETPMTAQSVAQTGPELIARTPLGRNGRPDEVASVVAFLCSDAASFVTGVDVPINGGLYIAG from the coding sequence ATGCTGTTTGACTTCAAGGGACGCCGGGTGGTCATAACCGGGGCCGCCAGCGGCATCGGTCGCGAGACCGCCCTCCTCATGGCGCGGGAAGGTGCCCGGCTCGTCCTGTCGGACCGTGACGTCCCGCGCTTGGAGACGGTCGCCCAGGAAGTGACGGACGCCGGGGCCACCGAGGTCCACCACGTCGCCGGCGACGTGACCAGTCTCGACTACATCCGCGAACTGGCCGGCGTCGTCCGGGAGCGGATGGACGGGCTCGACATCCTCATCCCCGCCGCGGGGATCTACCGGGGCCAGCCCTTCGAGGAAATGACCGACGAGCACTTCGACCTGACGATGGCCATCAACGTGCGCGCTGTGTTCCAGGTCACCCGTGAGCTCGTCCCCCTGATGGCCGACGGCGGCTCCATGGTGTTCTTCTCGTCCCGGGCCGGCAAGCGCGGCAGCGAGGGCAAGGCGGCCTACGCGACCTCGAAGGCCGCGCTCATCGGCCTGTCCCGCAGCCTCGCGCAGGAGCTCGGGCCACGCAACATCCGGGCCAACACCGTCTCGCCCGGCATCATCGAAACCCCCATGACCGCCCAGTCGGTCGCCCAGACCGGCCCCGAGCTCATCGCGCGCACCCCGCTGGGACGCAACGGCCGGCCCGACGAGGTCGCCAGCGTCGTCGCCTTCCTCTGCTCGGACGCCGCGTCGTTCGTCACCGGCGTGGACGTGCCCATCAACGGCGGCCTCTACATCGCCGGCTGA
- a CDS encoding DUF6767 domain-containing protein, producing MTTTMNQRHAATPRCPLRPGDPCSLCQPGASGPQDCGLVYLVMDDPELRELYVAQHTAHRAAQRGTATSLS from the coding sequence GTGACCACGACGATGAACCAGCGACATGCGGCCACGCCGCGCTGCCCGCTTCGTCCCGGCGATCCGTGCAGCCTGTGTCAACCCGGCGCGAGCGGCCCGCAGGACTGCGGCCTGGTCTATCTGGTGATGGACGACCCCGAGTTGCGTGAACTGTACGTCGCTCAGCACACGGCGCACAGGGCCGCGCAGCGGGGGACGGCGACCAGCCTGTCCTGA
- a CDS encoding zinc-dependent alcohol dehydrogenase — protein sequence MKAVVKFAAGPANVELRDVPEPTPGPGQALLEVIYTGVCGTDLHVMHDEYKLHLPVVMGHEVLGRVIGVGPDADPAWVGRRVVVETFFRCCERCEMCRAGRRNMCENRESIGSFRDGGFAERLVVPTLNLHAVPDNVPDELAALAEPLACTCHALILRSSIKAGSRVLVTGPGPMGYLAAQVARASGGQVTLAGIPKDAERLAGLAGTGIETTVETPPEMAYDVAIECSGSGPGAGNAMRATKRGGSYIQVGIFGRDVTVPLDILILRELVMTAGFSHSPRAWDLALDLMGREVIDLRPAVGTIFPIGEWKQALDAITDGKTMKVLIDPRR from the coding sequence ATGAAGGCCGTGGTGAAGTTCGCTGCGGGGCCTGCCAACGTGGAGCTCCGGGACGTCCCGGAGCCCACGCCCGGCCCCGGGCAGGCGCTGCTGGAGGTCATCTACACCGGTGTGTGCGGCACCGACCTGCACGTGATGCACGACGAGTACAAGCTGCACCTGCCGGTCGTCATGGGCCATGAGGTGCTGGGACGCGTCATCGGCGTCGGGCCGGACGCCGACCCGGCGTGGGTCGGCAGGCGTGTCGTGGTCGAGACGTTCTTCCGGTGCTGCGAACGGTGCGAGATGTGCCGTGCGGGCCGCAGGAACATGTGTGAGAACCGGGAGTCGATCGGGTCGTTCCGCGACGGCGGGTTCGCCGAGCGGCTCGTCGTCCCCACCCTGAACCTGCATGCGGTGCCCGACAACGTGCCGGACGAGCTCGCGGCTCTCGCCGAGCCGCTCGCATGCACCTGCCATGCCTTGATCCTGCGCAGCAGCATCAAGGCGGGGTCGCGGGTACTGGTCACCGGACCGGGACCGATGGGTTACCTGGCCGCACAGGTGGCCAGGGCGAGCGGGGGACAGGTGACCCTGGCGGGGATCCCCAAGGATGCCGAGCGCCTGGCGGGGCTGGCGGGCACGGGCATCGAGACGACCGTCGAGACACCTCCCGAGATGGCCTACGACGTGGCCATCGAGTGCTCGGGATCGGGGCCGGGCGCGGGGAACGCCATGCGGGCGACCAAGCGCGGCGGTTCGTACATCCAGGTCGGGATCTTCGGGCGCGACGTCACCGTCCCGCTCGACATCCTCATCCTCCGGGAGCTCGTCATGACGGCCGGCTTCTCGCACTCGCCTCGCGCGTGGGATCTGGCCCTGGACCTCATGGGGCGCGAGGTGATCGATCTTCGTCCCGCCGTCGGGACGATCTTCCCGATCGGCGAGTGGAAGCAGGCCCTGGACGCGATCACGGACGGCAAGACCATGAAGGTGCTCATCGACCCCAGGCGATGA
- a CDS encoding DUF4342 domain-containing protein, whose translation MVNDSHSADGRRSFVERVEVAGEQLVSTVKSLLEDTSAKRVIVKSSGGRTLISVPLSFGLAGSALAVILAPTFAAVAAIGAAFAKVSLEIEREG comes from the coding sequence ATGGTCAACGACTCGCACAGCGCCGACGGCCGGCGCAGTTTCGTCGAACGCGTGGAGGTCGCCGGCGAACAGCTGGTGAGCACCGTCAAGTCGCTCTTGGAGGACACGTCAGCCAAGCGCGTCATCGTCAAGAGTTCCGGCGGCAGGACGCTGATCAGTGTCCCGTTGTCGTTCGGCCTGGCGGGCAGCGCGCTGGCCGTGATCCTCGCCCCCACCTTCGCCGCCGTCGCGGCGATCGGTGCCGCGTTCGCGAAGGTCAGCCTCGAGATCGAGCGCGAGGGCTGA
- a CDS encoding SDR family NAD(P)-dependent oxidoreductase, which yields MNDKDNRSVLDLFRLDGRRVVVTGGGRGIGRAMAQAMGEAGADVALVSRTREQLDAAVGSVPNSVAVPADVMTVDPVSLLDDCQDALGGAVDVVVHAAGFQHRQPIVDFPPEQWDRILSVHLTAPFRISQELGRRQLADGRPGSHVFIGSLNNFQSVVPDIPAYAAAKSGVGALVRAISKEWSGRGIRANGVAPGWVRTELTESLFSDREKADGILSRIPMGRLAEPAEMASVALFLASDASSYITGQMIVVDGGWTTS from the coding sequence ATGAATGACAAGGACAACCGTAGCGTCCTCGACCTCTTCCGCCTCGACGGACGGCGGGTGGTCGTCACCGGGGGCGGGCGAGGTATCGGCCGGGCGATGGCCCAGGCGATGGGTGAGGCGGGGGCCGACGTGGCGCTGGTCTCGCGGACGAGGGAGCAGCTCGACGCCGCCGTCGGCAGCGTTCCGAACTCGGTCGCGGTGCCCGCCGACGTGATGACGGTGGACCCGGTGAGCCTTCTGGACGACTGCCAGGACGCGCTGGGCGGCGCGGTCGACGTGGTCGTCCACGCGGCCGGGTTCCAGCATCGTCAGCCGATCGTCGACTTCCCACCCGAGCAGTGGGATCGGATCCTGAGCGTCCACCTCACCGCCCCGTTCCGCATCAGCCAGGAGCTGGGGCGGCGTCAGCTCGCCGACGGGCGCCCGGGCAGCCATGTCTTCATCGGCTCGCTCAACAACTTCCAGTCGGTGGTTCCCGACATCCCGGCCTATGCGGCCGCCAAGTCGGGGGTGGGTGCCCTGGTGAGGGCGATCAGCAAGGAGTGGTCGGGACGCGGCATACGCGCCAACGGCGTGGCACCCGGTTGGGTGCGCACGGAACTGACCGAGTCGTTGTTCAGCGACCGGGAGAAGGCCGATGGGATCTTGTCGCGCATTCCCATGGGGCGGCTGGCCGAGCCCGCGGAGATGGCCTCCGTGGCGCTGTTCCTGGCCAGTGATGCGTCCAGCTACATCACCGGCCAGATGATCGTCGTCGACGGTGGGTGGACGACGTCGTAG
- a CDS encoding VOC family protein → MSIPGMRGMDHVGFTVPDLEQAHDFFVDVLGCEYFFELGPFESKGGTWLSEHVNVDDRAVFRNRHYRCGNGSNFEIFEYELDGRDEQQPLNSDVGGHHLGFYVDDIDAAIEYLRSRGVEVLGEPTSSSGPATGQRWVYFLAPWGMQMELVSYPQGKVYEQASQVRLWSPVHPER, encoded by the coding sequence ATGAGCATTCCCGGTATGAGGGGCATGGACCATGTCGGGTTCACCGTGCCCGATCTTGAGCAGGCCCACGATTTCTTCGTCGACGTGCTCGGGTGCGAGTACTTCTTCGAGCTCGGTCCCTTCGAGTCGAAGGGAGGTACCTGGCTGTCCGAGCACGTCAACGTCGATGACCGGGCGGTGTTCCGCAACCGGCACTATCGCTGCGGGAACGGCTCGAACTTCGAGATCTTCGAGTACGAACTCGACGGGCGGGACGAGCAGCAGCCCCTCAACAGCGATGTCGGCGGGCACCATCTGGGCTTCTACGTCGACGACATCGATGCCGCGATCGAATACCTGAGGTCTCGCGGGGTGGAGGTGCTCGGCGAGCCGACGTCGAGCAGCGGCCCGGCCACGGGCCAGCGATGGGTGTACTTTCTGGCCCCATGGGGCATGCAGATGGAGCTGGTGTCGTATCCGCAGGGCAAGGTGTACGAGCAGGCCTCGCAGGTCCGTTTGTGGAGCCCTGTGCACCCCGAGCGGTGA
- a CDS encoding dihydrolipoamide acetyltransferase family protein, producing the protein MATIIQMPAVVADAEDAVLTSWLVATGESVTKGQALAEIETDKANVEVTSDVAGTVGRLLATPSQRVAVGAPICAILAAGEDPSAVDVALGAQPAPAQSAPPPEPAAVAVAATTSGGEPVRTDGTRVFASPLARRIAAEHGVDIGLVQGRGPRGRVIRADVEAYLEASAQAVEAPVAAAAQSAAVVPQPAATPQATFAAEPAPSAGGAYVDIPLTGMRRAIARRLTQSKTTVPHWYVTVDVRMDALLAYRKQLNAVASVKISVNDLIIKAIAGALQALPAANAVWNGDSIRQYSTVDVSVAVSTDKGLVTPVVRGVERLGLEALARTTQELIERARANKLKQDEIEGGSFSISNLGMYGVREFAAILNPPQSGILAVGAAEQRPVVIDGELAAATVMTVTLSSDHRVVDGALAAQLLQALKARLENPALMAL; encoded by the coding sequence ATGGCAACCATCATCCAGATGCCGGCGGTCGTCGCCGATGCCGAGGACGCGGTGCTGACGTCGTGGCTGGTCGCCACGGGCGAGTCCGTGACGAAGGGCCAGGCACTCGCCGAGATCGAGACCGACAAGGCCAATGTGGAGGTCACCTCCGACGTGGCGGGGACGGTCGGCCGGCTGCTGGCCACCCCCTCGCAGCGGGTCGCGGTCGGCGCGCCGATCTGCGCGATCCTCGCCGCGGGGGAGGACCCGTCGGCCGTCGACGTCGCACTCGGCGCCCAGCCGGCCCCCGCGCAGTCCGCGCCGCCTCCCGAGCCCGCCGCTGTCGCCGTCGCGGCAACCACGTCGGGGGGCGAGCCCGTCAGGACCGACGGGACGCGTGTCTTCGCATCGCCGCTGGCTCGCCGGATAGCGGCCGAGCATGGCGTCGACATCGGGCTCGTCCAGGGCCGGGGGCCCAGGGGACGCGTCATCCGCGCGGACGTGGAGGCCTATCTCGAAGCTTCCGCGCAGGCCGTGGAAGCCCCCGTGGCTGCGGCGGCGCAATCGGCGGCCGTCGTCCCGCAGCCTGCTGCCACGCCGCAGGCGACGTTTGCCGCCGAGCCGGCACCGAGCGCCGGCGGGGCCTACGTGGATATCCCGCTCACGGGAATGCGGCGGGCCATCGCCCGGCGCCTCACCCAGTCGAAGACCACCGTGCCCCACTGGTACGTGACGGTGGACGTGCGCATGGACGCACTGCTGGCCTACCGCAAGCAGCTCAACGCCGTCGCCTCGGTGAAGATCAGCGTGAACGACCTGATCATCAAGGCGATCGCGGGCGCGCTCCAGGCGCTCCCGGCGGCCAACGCCGTCTGGAACGGCGACTCGATCCGGCAGTACTCGACCGTGGACGTGTCGGTCGCGGTCTCCACGGACAAGGGCCTGGTCACGCCCGTGGTTCGTGGGGTCGAGCGGCTCGGCCTCGAGGCCCTTGCCCGCACGACGCAGGAGTTGATCGAGCGTGCCCGTGCCAACAAGCTGAAGCAGGACGAGATCGAGGGTGGGTCGTTCTCGATCAGCAACCTGGGCATGTACGGGGTGCGCGAGTTCGCGGCGATCCTCAACCCGCCGCAGTCGGGAATCCTCGCCGTGGGGGCCGCCGAGCAACGGCCCGTCGTGATCGACGGTGAGCTCGCCGCCGCGACCGTCATGACCGTCACGTTGTCGTCCGATCATCGCGTCGTGGACGGCGCGCTGGCCGCCCAGCTCCTGCAGGCCCTCAAGGCCCGTCTGGAGAACCCGGCGCTCATGGCGCTGTGA
- a CDS encoding GntR family transcriptional regulator, with the protein MDELSVRTVQGQRVAGELREQILSGERAPGSRLGQEVLAAEFGASRMPVREALRALEAEGLVTIKSHSGAWVTGLDEEEFEQVYRLREAVEPMVIIESIPRLTDDQIGEAARLADEIERTGGAGGLNAFMRLDREFHLLTYAGAGWSYLNELVTRLWNTTQPYRRELVRQMPEDSFRATCAEHALIVDALQRRDVRAGAGVVQLHIHRTRLTLLESDYAVEMWAPDASSHTSEASRADLG; encoded by the coding sequence ATGGACGAGTTGAGCGTACGTACGGTTCAGGGACAACGCGTGGCAGGTGAGCTGCGCGAGCAGATTCTCAGCGGCGAACGGGCTCCGGGTTCGCGGCTGGGCCAGGAAGTACTCGCGGCGGAGTTCGGTGCCAGCCGCATGCCGGTCCGCGAGGCCCTGCGCGCCTTGGAGGCCGAGGGGCTGGTGACCATCAAGTCCCATTCGGGGGCCTGGGTGACCGGTCTGGACGAGGAGGAGTTCGAGCAGGTCTACCGGCTGCGCGAGGCGGTGGAGCCCATGGTCATCATCGAGTCCATCCCCCGGCTGACGGACGACCAGATCGGGGAGGCGGCACGGTTGGCCGACGAGATCGAGCGGACGGGAGGGGCCGGCGGCCTCAACGCGTTCATGCGGCTCGACCGCGAGTTCCATCTGCTGACCTACGCCGGAGCCGGTTGGTCGTACCTGAACGAGCTGGTCACGCGGTTGTGGAACACCACACAGCCGTACCGGCGTGAGCTCGTCCGGCAGATGCCGGAGGACTCGTTCCGTGCCACCTGCGCCGAGCACGCGCTCATCGTCGACGCGCTGCAGCGCCGTGACGTGCGGGCAGGCGCAGGGGTCGTCCAGCTGCACATCCACCGGACGCGGCTGACATTGCTGGAGTCGGACTACGCGGTCGAGATGTGGGCCCCTGATGCTTCCTCACATACCTCCGAGGCATCGCGCGCCGATCTCGGCTGA
- a CDS encoding alpha-ketoacid dehydrogenase subunit alpha/beta: MSHEEVLSPAVPWKQISTTPEDWDAADPALLRAMLVQMQIIRSFEEVVLKLAGAGALHGPAHSSIGQEGGAVGSIIGLRPTDAVNGTHRGHHQFLAKGLNYLRGTSFDIDNPIDDEVHAFIKKTLAEILGLDQGFSHGRGGSMHLQWKEAGNLGTNAIVGGGVPLANGSAFCQKHAQADEPKPGGSDVTVTYFGDGASNIGSTLETMNLASAWHLPLCFFIENNLYAVSTNVFEATNEPRLSARASGFGMPAWKVDGMDPLAVYLAMQQAAEYMRAGKGAVVVEADLYRYFHQNGPFPGSAFGYRSKEEEAQWRERDAIKRVATELIARDLTTQAAVEAMTDKIDAVVQSLITEFTEDDPDSKRPSKRIKPQLWPDPSFVDYGIRGDASELASWQALEDDQVTAWREVKFADAAADVMQRRMETDKRYVTMGEDVHRLKGGTNGVTRGLKAEFPDRILGTPISENGFAGLAGGMAMDGRCRPVVEFMYSDFMWVAADQVFNQIGKARHMFGGEHGVPLVLRSKCAMGAGYGSQHSMEPAGVYAAHPGWRIVAPSNAFDYVGLMNAALALEDPVMVIEHVDLYEKKDRVPEGDLDYIIPPGTAKIRRTGSELTILSYLNMVELSLQAVEAEGIDAEVIDLRWLDLASLDWDTIGESIKKTNNVLLVEQGSPGPGYTARIATAITERYFDYLDQPVQRVYGSQSTPTISKALERAALAYEPEIREGIKAIRRNLGQQA, translated from the coding sequence ATGAGTCACGAAGAAGTGCTTTCTCCGGCCGTACCGTGGAAGCAGATCAGCACGACCCCGGAAGACTGGGACGCGGCTGATCCCGCGCTCCTGCGAGCGATGCTCGTCCAGATGCAGATCATCCGATCGTTCGAGGAGGTGGTCCTGAAACTGGCCGGCGCCGGTGCGCTGCATGGTCCCGCGCATTCGAGCATCGGCCAGGAGGGCGGGGCCGTGGGGTCGATCATCGGCCTTCGTCCCACGGACGCCGTCAACGGCACCCATCGCGGGCATCATCAGTTCCTGGCCAAGGGGCTCAACTACCTGCGTGGAACGTCCTTCGACATCGACAACCCGATCGACGACGAGGTGCACGCGTTCATCAAGAAGACCCTCGCCGAGATCCTCGGGCTCGATCAGGGCTTCAGCCACGGTCGTGGCGGCTCGATGCACCTGCAGTGGAAAGAGGCGGGCAACCTCGGGACCAACGCCATCGTCGGCGGCGGCGTCCCGCTGGCCAACGGCAGCGCGTTCTGCCAGAAGCACGCCCAGGCCGACGAGCCCAAACCGGGCGGCTCCGACGTCACCGTCACCTACTTCGGCGACGGCGCGTCCAACATCGGCTCGACGCTGGAGACGATGAACCTGGCCAGTGCGTGGCATCTGCCGTTGTGCTTCTTCATCGAGAACAACCTGTACGCGGTGTCGACGAACGTGTTCGAGGCGACGAACGAGCCCCGGCTGTCGGCGCGCGCGTCCGGCTTCGGCATGCCCGCATGGAAGGTCGACGGCATGGACCCGCTGGCCGTGTACCTGGCGATGCAGCAGGCCGCCGAGTACATGCGCGCCGGAAAGGGCGCGGTGGTCGTCGAGGCCGATCTCTACCGCTACTTCCACCAGAACGGCCCGTTCCCCGGCAGCGCGTTCGGGTACCGCAGCAAGGAGGAGGAGGCACAGTGGCGTGAGCGCGACGCGATCAAGCGCGTCGCCACCGAACTCATCGCTCGTGACCTCACCACTCAGGCCGCCGTCGAGGCCATGACCGACAAGATCGACGCGGTCGTGCAGAGCCTCATCACCGAGTTCACCGAGGACGATCCCGATTCCAAGCGCCCCAGCAAGCGCATCAAGCCGCAGCTGTGGCCCGATCCGTCGTTCGTCGACTACGGGATTCGCGGGGACGCCTCGGAACTGGCGTCCTGGCAGGCCCTCGAGGACGATCAGGTGACCGCCTGGCGCGAGGTGAAGTTCGCCGATGCGGCCGCCGACGTCATGCAGCGTCGCATGGAGACCGACAAGCGCTACGTGACGATGGGGGAGGACGTCCACCGGCTCAAGGGCGGCACGAACGGTGTCACCCGCGGGCTCAAGGCGGAGTTCCCCGACCGCATCCTCGGCACGCCCATCAGCGAGAACGGCTTCGCGGGCCTGGCCGGTGGCATGGCCATGGACGGCAGATGCCGCCCGGTGGTCGAGTTCATGTACTCCGATTTCATGTGGGTCGCCGCAGACCAGGTGTTCAACCAGATCGGCAAGGCGCGTCACATGTTCGGCGGCGAGCACGGCGTGCCGTTGGTGCTGCGGTCGAAGTGCGCCATGGGTGCGGGCTACGGCTCCCAGCACTCCATGGAGCCCGCGGGGGTCTATGCGGCCCACCCGGGCTGGCGCATCGTCGCGCCGTCGAACGCGTTCGACTACGTGGGACTCATGAACGCCGCCCTGGCGCTCGAAGACCCCGTCATGGTGATCGAGCATGTCGACCTCTACGAGAAGAAGGATCGGGTCCCCGAAGGGGATCTCGACTACATCATCCCGCCGGGAACCGCGAAGATCAGGCGTACCGGCAGCGAACTCACGATCCTGTCGTACCTCAACATGGTGGAGCTGTCGCTCCAGGCCGTCGAGGCGGAGGGGATCGATGCCGAGGTCATCGACCTGCGCTGGCTCGATCTGGCCTCGCTCGACTGGGACACGATCGGCGAGTCGATCAAGAAGACGAACAACGTGCTGCTCGTCGAGCAGGGTTCGCCCGGCCCGGGCTACACCGCACGCATCGCCACCGCGATCACCGAACGCTACTTCGACTACCTTGACCAGCCCGTGCAGCGCGTGTACGGGTCGCAGTCGACGCCGACGATCTCGAAGGCGCTCGAGCGGGCGGCGCTCGCCTATGAGCCCGAGATCCGCGAAGGCATCAAGGCCATCCGCCGCAACCTCGGCCAGCAGGCCTGA
- the acnA gene encoding aconitate hydratase AcnA: protein MSIDSFDARDTLDVNGTAYTYYRLDKVPGAERLPFSLKVLLENLLRTEDGANITRDDIAFLGQWDPSAEPRHEIQFTPARVIMQDFTGVPCVVDLATMREAMAGLGGDPARINPLSPAEMVIDHSVIADVFGSPQALRINTDLEYERNRERYQFLRWGQTAFDDFKVVPPGTGIVHQVNIEHLARVVFPREVDGVLTAYPDTCVGTDSHTTMVNGLGVVGWGVGGIEAEAAMLGQPISMLIPRVVGFKLIGSLPQGATATDLVLTITDLLRKHGVVGKFVEFYGPGVGQVPLANRATIGNMSPEYGSTIAVFPIDQLTLDYLRLTGRDDEQIALVEAYAKAQGLWFDPEATAEYSEYLELDLATVVPSIAGPKRPQDRIALSEAKSTFLTTLPAYVSDPLASVDDTIEGHGVTLSHGLVGVAAITSCTNTSNPSVMVAAGLVAKKAAERGLTRKPWVKTTLAPGSQVVTSYLQRAGLDAPLSQLGFDIVGYGCTTCIGNSGPLVPAVSKAANASDIAVVSVLSGNRNFEGRINPDVKMNYLASPPLVVAYALAGTMDIDLVHDPLGTDDQGNDVFLADIWPTPAEVEGVVSSAISSQMYQTSYADVFAGDERWQTLPTPSGETFEWADDSTYVRKPPYFDGMPVAPEPVEDIRGARVLLRLGDSVTTDHISPAGAIKPDSPAGKYLVEHGVERKDFNSYGSRRGNHEVMIRGTFANIRLRNQIAPGTEGGFTRDFTQPDGPVSTVYDAAMNYREAGVPLVVLAGKEYGSGSSRDWAAKGTMLLGVRAVLAESYERIHRSNLIGMGVLPLQFPAGTNPGTLGLTGEETIDISGVTRLNDDETPHTVKVTATAPDGRVTEFDAVVRIDTPGERHYYLNGGIMQYVLRSLLKG from the coding sequence ATGAGCATCGACAGCTTCGACGCGAGGGACACCCTCGACGTCAACGGGACGGCGTACACCTACTACCGGCTGGACAAGGTGCCGGGAGCGGAACGACTGCCCTTCAGCCTCAAGGTGCTGTTGGAGAACCTGCTGCGTACCGAGGACGGTGCGAACATCACCAGGGACGACATCGCCTTCCTCGGGCAGTGGGACCCATCGGCGGAGCCCCGGCACGAGATCCAGTTCACGCCCGCGCGTGTCATCATGCAGGACTTCACCGGTGTGCCCTGCGTCGTCGACCTCGCCACGATGCGCGAGGCGATGGCAGGCCTCGGTGGTGATCCGGCCCGGATCAACCCGTTGTCGCCCGCCGAGATGGTGATCGACCACTCGGTGATCGCCGACGTCTTCGGCAGCCCGCAGGCGCTTCGCATCAACACCGATCTCGAGTACGAGCGCAACCGCGAGCGCTACCAGTTCCTCCGCTGGGGGCAGACGGCCTTCGACGACTTCAAGGTCGTTCCGCCGGGCACGGGCATCGTCCACCAGGTCAACATCGAGCACCTCGCCCGGGTGGTCTTCCCGCGGGAGGTCGACGGCGTCCTGACCGCCTATCCCGACACGTGTGTCGGCACCGACTCCCACACCACGATGGTCAACGGACTGGGCGTGGTCGGCTGGGGAGTCGGCGGCATCGAGGCCGAGGCCGCCATGCTCGGCCAGCCCATCAGCATGCTCATTCCCCGGGTGGTGGGCTTCAAGCTGATCGGATCGTTGCCACAGGGCGCCACGGCCACGGACCTCGTCCTGACCATCACCGACCTGCTGCGCAAGCACGGTGTGGTCGGCAAGTTCGTCGAGTTCTACGGGCCGGGCGTGGGGCAGGTGCCGCTGGCCAACCGGGCCACCATCGGCAACATGAGTCCCGAGTACGGGTCGACGATCGCGGTGTTCCCGATCGACCAGCTCACTCTCGACTACCTGCGCCTCACCGGGCGGGACGACGAGCAGATCGCGTTGGTCGAGGCCTATGCGAAGGCTCAGGGCCTGTGGTTCGACCCGGAGGCCACCGCGGAGTACTCGGAGTACCTCGAGCTCGATCTGGCGACGGTCGTCCCCTCGATCGCCGGGCCGAAGCGTCCGCAAGACCGGATCGCCCTGTCGGAGGCCAAGTCGACGTTCCTGACGACGCTTCCCGCCTACGTGTCCGACCCGCTGGCGAGCGTGGACGACACCATCGAGGGCCACGGAGTGACCCTGTCGCACGGCCTGGTGGGTGTGGCCGCGATCACCTCGTGCACCAACACGTCCAATCCCAGCGTCATGGTCGCTGCCGGGCTGGTGGCCAAGAAGGCGGCCGAGCGCGGGCTGACGCGCAAGCCGTGGGTCAAGACGACGCTGGCACCCGGCTCGCAGGTGGTCACGAGCTACCTGCAGCGGGCCGGTCTGGACGCGCCGCTGAGCCAACTCGGCTTCGACATCGTCGGCTACGGCTGCACCACCTGCATCGGCAACTCGGGTCCACTGGTGCCCGCGGTCAGCAAGGCCGCGAACGCGAGCGACATCGCCGTGGTGTCGGTGCTGTCGGGCAACCGCAACTTCGAGGGTCGCATCAACCCCGACGTCAAGATGAACTACCTGGCGTCCCCGCCCCTGGTCGTCGCCTACGCGCTGGCCGGGACCATGGACATCGACCTCGTCCACGACCCGCTGGGCACCGACGACCAGGGCAACGACGTCTTCCTCGCCGACATCTGGCCGACGCCTGCCGAGGTGGAGGGCGTCGTGTCGTCCGCGATCAGTTCGCAGATGTACCAGACGTCGTATGCCGACGTGTTCGCGGGCGACGAGCGCTGGCAGACCCTGCCGACGCCCTCGGGTGAGACGTTCGAGTGGGCGGACGACTCCACCTACGTGCGCAAGCCCCCGTACTTCGACGGCATGCCGGTCGCTCCCGAGCCCGTGGAGGACATCCGCGGCGCCCGCGTCCTGCTGAGGCTCGGCGACTCGGTGACCACCGACCACATCAGCCCGGCCGGGGCGATCAAGCCCGACTCGCCGGCGGGGAAGTACCTGGTGGAGCACGGGGTCGAGCGGAAGGACTTCAACTCCTACGGCAGTCGCCGAGGCAACCATGAGGTGATGATCCGCGGCACATTTGCCAACATCCGGCTGCGCAACCAGATCGCTCCCGGCACGGAGGGTGGTTTCACGAGGGATTTCACTCAACCGGACGGGCCCGTGTCCACGGTCTACGACGCCGCGATGAACTACCGGGAGGCGGGCGTCCCGCTGGTTGTGCTGGCAGGCAAGGAGTACGGCTCCGGCAGCTCGCGCGACTGGGCGGCGAAGGGGACGATGCTGCTGGGCGTGCGCGCCGTGCTCGCCGAGAGCTACGAGCGCATCCACCGCAGCAACCTCATCGGCATGGGCGTGCTACCTCTGCAGTTCCCGGCGGGGACGAACCCCGGCACCCTGGGCCTCACGGGGGAGGAGACCATCGACATCTCGGGGGTCACGCGCCTCAACGATGACGAGACTCCCCATACGGTGAAGGTGACCGCGACGGCACCCGACGGCCGGGTGACCGAGTTCGACGCCGTCGTCCGCATCGATACGCCAGGGGAGCGGCACTACTACCTCAACGGCGGCATCATGCAGTACGTGCTGCGGAGCCTGCTGAAGGGCTGA